One segment of Vagococcus martis DNA contains the following:
- a CDS encoding FMN-dependent NADH-azoreductase gives MSNVLVIKAHPLTKDESRTLTVLDAFLTSYEESHPNDTVEILDVYENHIPEIDKDILTGWANLKDGKEINEVQAKKIERFSELTEQFLNSDKIIIANPLWNLNIPTKLKAWIDTIVVAGKTFKYTENGKMPLAPGKKMLHIQASGGVHSGDDTSSKFVKEIFNFVGVEETDAIIIEGLDYQPEKADEILQGIIEKTKELAKQF, from the coding sequence ATGTCAAACGTATTAGTTATTAAAGCTCATCCACTAACAAAAGATGAATCACGTACTCTTACTGTACTTGATGCCTTCTTAACATCTTATGAAGAAAGTCATCCAAATGACACAGTCGAAATATTAGATGTGTATGAAAATCATATTCCAGAAATCGATAAAGATATTTTAACAGGTTGGGCTAATTTAAAAGATGGTAAAGAAATTAATGAGGTTCAAGCAAAAAAAATCGAACGATTTTCTGAACTGACTGAACAATTTCTGAACTCTGATAAAATTATCATTGCTAATCCTTTATGGAATTTAAATATCCCAACGAAACTAAAAGCATGGATTGATACGATTGTTGTCGCTGGAAAAACATTTAAATACACTGAAAACGGTAAAATGCCTTTAGCTCCAGGTAAAAAAATGTTACACATCCAAGCTAGTGGTGGCGTTCATTCTGGTGACGATACTTCATCAAAATTTGTTAAAGAAATTTTCAACTTTGTAGGGGTTGAAGAAACAGATGCTATTATTATCGAAGGGCTTGATTATCAGCCAGAAAAAGCAGATGAGATTCTTCAAGGAATTATCGAAAAAACAAAAGAATTAGCAAAACAATTTTAA
- the feoB gene encoding ferrous iron transport protein B, whose translation MTTEEKEIFVIDHKKESDVVITLAGNPNVGKSSVFNELTGLRQHTGNWPGKTVDLAQGRTEFEGQGFILVDLPGTYSLSAHSAEEEIARDFIQSNESQATIVVCDATSLERNLNLVLQIMQLTPNVIVCVNLLDEAKKKKIHINLEKLQELLGVPVVGTSAVKKQGLDTLMEKTKGVIDGDITSNPFMMEALQQIHADKETETLAIVDRASVIAKEVTIFEDKNFDLKDQKLDKLLTQKSTGIPIMILLLMLIFWFTIEGADGPSDFLADNFDKFGNWLMVITTSWGIPHIIRDVLINGVYKVLSTVVAVMLPPMAIFFPLFTLLEDFGYLPRVAFNLDKHFQKAGACGKQALTMCMGFGCNAAGVVGARIIDSPRERLIAIITNNFVPCNGRFPILITVITVFFTGGAVGLLGSIKSAAFLTGVILLGVFTTIFVSRLLSKTILEGIPSSFTLELPPYRKPQVGQVIVRSIFDRTLFVLWRAIIVAAPAGLIIWVLANVSIGDQSILQSVTGFIDPFARLMGLDGTILMAFILGLPANEIVIPIMIMGYMATGTITDFSSLDQFRQLLLSNGWTWLTAMNVILFTLYHWPCSTTLLTIYKETKSKKWTFASFIIPTIIGVGITMLTTAIAHLFHLV comes from the coding sequence ATGACAACTGAAGAAAAAGAAATCTTTGTTATTGATCACAAAAAAGAATCTGATGTTGTGATTACATTAGCTGGAAACCCTAACGTGGGTAAAAGCTCAGTTTTTAACGAACTAACTGGACTAAGACAACATACTGGAAATTGGCCTGGAAAAACCGTTGATTTAGCTCAAGGACGAACTGAATTTGAGGGACAAGGATTTATTTTGGTCGATTTACCTGGTACCTATTCCCTATCAGCTCACTCAGCTGAAGAAGAAATCGCACGAGATTTCATTCAATCAAATGAATCCCAAGCAACTATCGTTGTCTGTGATGCAACAAGTCTAGAGCGAAATCTAAATCTAGTGTTACAAATCATGCAACTGACACCAAACGTTATTGTGTGTGTCAACTTACTAGATGAAGCCAAAAAGAAAAAAATCCATATTAATTTAGAAAAACTACAAGAATTACTTGGTGTACCAGTCGTTGGAACATCTGCTGTAAAAAAACAAGGTCTTGATACATTAATGGAAAAAACAAAAGGAGTCATTGATGGTGACATTACATCAAATCCATTTATGATGGAAGCTTTGCAACAAATTCATGCTGATAAAGAAACTGAAACACTAGCGATTGTTGATAGAGCAAGTGTCATTGCAAAAGAAGTCACGATATTTGAAGATAAAAACTTCGATTTAAAAGACCAAAAATTGGATAAGCTTCTCACACAAAAAAGCACTGGTATTCCTATTATGATTTTATTATTAATGCTTATCTTTTGGTTTACGATTGAAGGAGCGGATGGTCCTTCAGATTTTCTAGCTGATAATTTTGACAAATTTGGCAATTGGCTTATGGTGATTACAACGAGTTGGGGTATCCCACATATTATACGTGATGTGTTGATTAATGGCGTGTATAAAGTTTTATCAACTGTTGTTGCAGTGATGTTGCCACCTATGGCTATTTTCTTTCCATTGTTCACATTATTAGAAGACTTTGGTTACTTACCTCGTGTTGCATTTAACTTAGATAAGCATTTCCAAAAAGCCGGAGCATGTGGAAAACAAGCATTAACCATGTGTATGGGATTCGGTTGTAACGCTGCCGGTGTTGTTGGGGCTAGAATCATTGATTCTCCTAGAGAAAGACTTATTGCCATTATTACAAATAATTTTGTACCATGTAACGGTCGATTTCCTATTTTGATTACCGTTATCACCGTCTTCTTTACAGGAGGAGCGGTTGGACTCCTTGGCTCAATCAAATCAGCAGCATTTTTAACTGGAGTTATTTTACTTGGTGTGTTTACCACTATTTTTGTCTCACGTTTATTATCAAAAACTATCTTAGAAGGTATACCCTCTTCTTTCACTTTAGAATTACCACCTTATAGAAAACCGCAAGTGGGACAAGTTATTGTTCGCTCAATTTTTGACAGAACATTATTTGTTTTATGGCGTGCTATTATTGTTGCAGCACCGGCTGGTTTAATTATTTGGGTATTAGCCAATGTATCAATCGGAGATCAATCTATTTTACAAAGTGTCACAGGGTTTATTGATCCTTTTGCTCGACTTATGGGATTAGATGGTACTATTTTAATGGCCTTTATCTTGGGACTACCTGCTAATGAAATTGTTATTCCGATTATGATTATGGGTTACATGGCAACTGGTACTATTACAGACTTTAGCTCACTAGATCAATTCAGACAACTTTTATTAAGTAATGGTTGGACTTGGTTAACAGCTATGAATGTCATTTTATTTACTCTTTATCATTGGCCATGTTCTACTACTCTTCTTACAATTTATAAAGAAACAAAAAGTAAAAAATGGACGTTCGCTTCATTTATTATTCCAACTATCATTGGTGTTGGTATTACGATGTTAACAACTGCTATAGCACATCTCTTTCATTTAGTTTAA
- a CDS encoding permease prefix domain 1-containing protein, with amino-acid sequence MKVIENYVDAMFVNLPRTAELQTIKEDILLNMKEKYIELIDEGKPENEALGTVIAEFGTIDELLESLEISVEENDDRGNQEFFTPNLPVLSESVITKYLATKRLSGMLIGSGIISLGIGLSTFFFLINRLSSSIPFFIFVLSITAAVILFTIGGMKLSVFNNLKNGFILTSEDRLLLENAKEEYHRSFILSIILGIGLSMLSILSVIFSSFSGFGEAIGLSLLFLFGAVACFFFIYAGNVQGSYNFLLDNGLEVHVPYEEYKRQKFFQRFESLYWMIILLLFFGWGFFFDGWVICWIVFPIGGVLQDTLSKRA; translated from the coding sequence ATGAAAGTCATTGAAAATTATGTGGATGCGATGTTTGTAAATTTACCACGAACAGCTGAATTACAAACAATTAAAGAAGATATTTTATTGAATATGAAGGAAAAATACATAGAACTTATTGATGAAGGAAAACCAGAAAATGAAGCACTTGGAACTGTTATTGCTGAGTTTGGTACGATAGATGAATTGTTAGAGTCTTTGGAAATCTCTGTGGAAGAAAATGACGATAGAGGTAATCAAGAATTTTTTACACCTAATTTACCAGTGTTATCTGAGTCAGTAATCACAAAATATCTTGCAACGAAAAGATTATCAGGGATGTTGATTGGAAGTGGGATCATTTCATTAGGTATTGGTTTAAGTACTTTTTTCTTTCTAATTAATCGATTATCATCTTCTATACCTTTTTTTATTTTTGTATTAAGTATCACAGCAGCAGTGATTCTTTTTACTATAGGGGGAATGAAATTATCTGTCTTTAATAATTTGAAAAATGGTTTTATTTTAACGTCAGAAGATCGGTTGTTATTAGAAAATGCTAAAGAGGAGTATCATCGTTCATTTATATTATCAATCATTTTAGGAATTGGACTATCTATGCTATCTATTCTTTCAGTTATATTTAGCTCTTTCTCAGGATTTGGTGAAGCAATTGGATTAAGTTTATTATTCCTTTTTGGTGCAGTTGCTTGTTTCTTTTTTATCTATGCAGGAAATGTCCAAGGAAGTTATAATTTTTTATTAGATAATGGGTTAGAAGTACATGTGCCATATGAAGAATACAAACGTCAGAAGTTTTTCCAACGCTTTGAGTCTTTGTATTGGATGATTATTTTATTACTCTTTTTTGGATGGGGATTTTTCTTCGATGGATGGGTTATTTGTTGGATAGTGTTTCCAATAGGTGGTGTTTTGCAAGATACATTAAGTAAACGAGCATAA
- a CDS encoding DnaD domain protein — MIPLTIYLQNGTTSVSNLLFRYYKKIGMTDTELVFYLQLLQYQDSGDYFPDMDMITKRMDMSLDGGYHIIQELMTKGILSIETKRNKFGKTEDKYDLTRVYQKIELVLEQEQEIKMEQLEENKRVELFNKFEQEFGRSLSPIEFETVQQWLDNDNYSIDLIELALREAILNQAYSLKYMDRILLNWERKNLTSKQAIQSDQKQRLKEIDDKNITDTEETLPKVPMYNWLNPGDK, encoded by the coding sequence ATGATACCACTAACTATTTATTTGCAAAATGGTACAACTTCAGTATCCAACTTACTATTTAGATACTATAAAAAGATTGGAATGACAGATACTGAATTGGTTTTTTACTTACAATTATTACAGTATCAAGATTCAGGAGATTATTTTCCAGATATGGATATGATCACTAAACGTATGGATATGTCTTTAGATGGTGGATACCATATTATTCAAGAACTTATGACAAAAGGTATTTTATCTATTGAAACAAAGCGAAATAAGTTTGGTAAAACAGAAGATAAATATGACCTAACACGTGTTTACCAGAAAATTGAATTAGTTCTTGAACAAGAACAAGAGATAAAAATGGAACAATTAGAAGAAAATAAACGGGTTGAGTTATTTAATAAATTTGAACAGGAGTTTGGCCGTTCTTTATCACCAATTGAATTTGAAACGGTTCAACAGTGGTTAGATAATGATAATTATTCAATAGACTTAATTGAACTAGCTTTGCGTGAAGCTATTTTAAATCAAGCTTATAGTTTAAAATATATGGATAGAATATTACTTAATTGGGAGAGAAAGAATTTAACATCCAAACAAGCTATTCAAAGTGACCAAAAGCAACGGCTTAAAGAAATAGATGATAAAAATATAACTGACACGGAAGAAACATTGCCAAAAGTACCGATGTATAATTGGTTAAATCCTGGTGATAAATAG
- a CDS encoding LCP family glycopolymer transferase, whose translation MDNNSRRHKKVKKKSSGLKKTVIALLTILLVILAGTGIFLAKTYFDVKDVANKVSAPVEGRPDDKNIQEGQPFSVLLLGIDTGDFGRNDVGRSDTMLVATVNPKEKKTTLISIPRDTRTEIVGHDTVEKVAHAYAYGQAKMAMDTVDNLLDMKLNHYVWINMMGFEDLVNAVDGVEVTNKFEFKQDGMTFKKGPIKLNGEEALAYTRMRYEDPNGDYGRQARQQQVIEAIANKVLGFTGVKRYKDILKAIENNMKTDLEPEEMFDIAMKYRDSFKNVQSETLQGEGVMIDGISYQEIPQTELVRVQNLIKSQLQ comes from the coding sequence ATGGATAATAATTCAAGAAGACATAAAAAAGTAAAAAAGAAATCAAGTGGATTAAAAAAAACGGTAATTGCCTTATTGACAATTTTACTTGTGATTTTGGCAGGAACAGGCATTTTCTTAGCTAAAACTTATTTTGATGTAAAAGATGTTGCAAACAAAGTAAGTGCACCAGTCGAAGGACGACCTGATGATAAAAATATTCAAGAAGGTCAACCGTTTTCAGTATTACTTTTAGGAATAGATACAGGTGATTTTGGACGTAATGATGTGGGACGTTCTGATACAATGCTTGTGGCAACAGTTAATCCTAAAGAAAAGAAAACGACATTGATTAGTATTCCGCGTGATACAAGAACAGAGATTGTCGGACATGATACGGTTGAAAAAGTGGCTCATGCTTATGCGTATGGTCAAGCCAAAATGGCGATGGATACAGTAGACAATTTGTTAGATATGAAATTAAATCATTATGTCTGGATCAATATGATGGGATTTGAAGACTTGGTCAATGCAGTTGATGGAGTAGAGGTCACAAACAAATTTGAATTTAAGCAAGATGGTATGACATTTAAAAAAGGTCCAATCAAATTAAACGGTGAAGAAGCACTTGCCTATACTCGTATGCGATATGAAGATCCTAATGGTGATTATGGACGTCAAGCGCGTCAACAGCAAGTCATCGAAGCCATTGCCAATAAAGTATTAGGTTTTACAGGGGTTAAACGGTACAAAGATATTTTAAAAGCAATTGAAAATAATATGAAGACAGATTTAGAACCAGAAGAAATGTTTGATATAGCCATGAAGTATCGTGACAGTTTTAAAAATGTTCAGAGTGAAACACTTCAAGGGGAAGGCGTTATGATTGATGGCATTTCTTATCAAGAAATTCCTCAAACAGAATTAGTGCGTGTTCAAAACTTGATTAAATCACAACTTCAGTAA
- the upp gene encoding uracil phosphoribosyltransferase encodes MGKFQVIDHPLIQHKLTIIREKNCGTKVFREVVDEIAMLMAYEVSRDMPLEDIEIETPMGTSVQKTLTGKKVAIIPILRAGIGMVDGMLELIPAAKVGHVGLYRDHDTLEPVEYFVKLPADIADRQLFVVDPMLATGGSAIMAIDLLKRRGATNIKFVCLVAAPEGVKALQEAHPDVDIYTAGLDEKLNDEGYIVPGLGDAGDRLFGTK; translated from the coding sequence ATGGGAAAATTTCAAGTGATAGATCATCCGTTAATTCAACACAAATTAACAATTATCAGAGAGAAAAATTGTGGAACAAAGGTTTTTAGAGAAGTTGTTGATGAGATTGCTATGCTAATGGCTTACGAGGTATCTCGCGATATGCCTTTAGAAGATATTGAAATTGAAACACCAATGGGAACGTCAGTGCAAAAAACGTTAACAGGTAAGAAAGTAGCGATTATCCCAATATTAAGAGCTGGAATTGGTATGGTTGATGGTATGTTAGAATTAATACCAGCAGCAAAAGTTGGACACGTTGGTTTGTATCGTGATCATGACACACTAGAACCAGTTGAATATTTTGTAAAATTACCAGCAGATATTGCTGATAGACAATTATTTGTAGTTGATCCAATGTTAGCAACAGGTGGTTCAGCAATCATGGCAATCGACTTATTAAAACGTCGTGGTGCAACAAATATTAAATTTGTTTGTTTAGTAGCAGCTCCTGAAGGGGTAAAAGCTTTACAAGAAGCTCATCCTGATGTAGATATCTACACAGCAGGTTTAGATGAAAAATTAAATGACGAAGGTTACATCGTACCAGGGTTAGGTGATGCTGGTGACCGTTTATTTGGAACAAAATAA
- a CDS encoding nitronate monooxygenase, producing MTLINELLGIKYPLIQGAMAKISTSELVSAVSEAGGLGVIASGGMTTDQVRDEIRKTKQLTDKPFAVNVMLMMENRDEIIDVVIEEGVKIITSGAGTPKPYMKRLKENGVIVMPVVPNVKIALKMQELGADAVIVEGMEAGGHIGEVCTIPLVSAATQVLSIPVIAAGGLSDGRSLAAALALGAKGIQMGTVYLATEECPVSTPYKQEIMYGNETSTVVTGRNNGAPVRNIRNAMTTKYLELERQDVSRDELEELTIGSLYRAVKEGDMINGSVMAGQIIGTINEIKTVQQLHDDIIHQYRELILPKI from the coding sequence ATGACATTAATTAATGAGTTATTAGGAATAAAGTATCCACTGATTCAAGGTGCTATGGCAAAAATATCGACATCAGAGCTAGTTAGTGCGGTTTCAGAAGCTGGTGGTTTAGGTGTTATAGCATCAGGTGGCATGACAACAGATCAAGTAAGAGATGAAATTCGCAAAACAAAGCAATTAACAGATAAACCTTTTGCTGTGAATGTAATGTTGATGATGGAAAATCGTGATGAGATTATTGATGTCGTTATCGAGGAAGGTGTTAAAATTATTACGTCAGGAGCAGGAACACCAAAACCTTATATGAAACGTTTAAAAGAAAATGGTGTGATTGTAATGCCAGTTGTTCCTAATGTCAAAATAGCATTAAAAATGCAAGAATTAGGAGCAGATGCAGTGATTGTTGAAGGGATGGAAGCAGGAGGACATATTGGTGAAGTTTGTACGATACCATTAGTATCAGCTGCAACTCAAGTTTTGAGTATTCCAGTCATTGCTGCAGGTGGATTATCAGATGGCCGTTCATTAGCCGCAGCATTAGCTTTAGGGGCAAAAGGGATACAGATGGGGACAGTTTACCTAGCTACTGAAGAATGTCCAGTGTCGACTCCTTATAAACAAGAAATTATGTATGGAAATGAAACGTCAACTGTCGTAACAGGACGTAATAATGGGGCACCTGTCAGAAATATTAGAAACGCGATGACAACTAAGTATTTGGAATTAGAACGACAAGATGTCTCAAGAGACGAGCTTGAAGAGTTGACGATTGGCTCATTGTATCGAGCGGTAAAAGAAGGAGACATGATTAATGGCTCAGTCATGGCTGGTCAAATTATCGGAACAATCAATGAAATAAAAACAGTTCAACAGTTACATGATGATATTATTCATCAATATAGAGAGTTGATATTGCCGAAAATTTAA
- a CDS encoding FeoA family protein, with protein sequence MKTLLNLNLNDQATISHISHPDADMKQRLYDLGFYPGTTVKKSLISPKSDPIAYRLRGTTIALRNSDAQYVEVYSDDN encoded by the coding sequence ATGAAAACTTTATTAAATTTAAACCTTAATGACCAAGCAACTATTTCTCACATCTCTCATCCAGATGCAGATATGAAACAACGACTATATGACTTAGGTTTCTATCCTGGAACAACTGTCAAAAAATCACTAATCAGTCCAAAAAGTGATCCGATTGCTTACCGTTTGAGAGGAACAACTATTGCATTAAGAAATTCTGATGCACAATATGTGGAGGTATATAGCGATGACAACTGA
- a CDS encoding transposase yields the protein MSFICADGKTGELVYILPSRKLNKLTVYFNRTPLEERQKVKFLVTDMNAACFQLTKKVFPSANIIIDRFHVIKHLNTAFNEFRVREMKVLIRQKKKSEANKLKSNWKFLLKNQRIISTPFLSHSSLRISPILCLYFP from the coding sequence ATGAGCTTTATTTGTGCCGATGGAAAAACAGGAGAATTAGTTTATATACTACCTAGTCGGAAATTAAACAAACTCACTGTTTATTTTAATCGTACGCCCTTAGAAGAACGACAGAAAGTAAAATTTCTAGTCACTGATATGAACGCTGCCTGTTTTCAATTGACTAAAAAAGTCTTTCCATCTGCCAATATCATCATCGATCGATTCCATGTTATAAAGCATTTAAATACTGCTTTTAATGAATTTAGGGTACGGGAAATGAAAGTATTGATTCGCCAAAAGAAAAAATCAGAGGCTAATAAACTGAAATCAAATTGGAAATTCCTTTTAAAAAATCAACGAATTATTTCAACGCCTTTTCTCTCACATAGCAGTCTTAGAATTTCTCCGATACTCTGTTTGTATTTTCCATAA
- the nth gene encoding endonuclease III: MLSKKRTIEAINLMKELYPNARGELNYDTPFQYLIAVILSAQATDISVNKATPLLFEAYPTAETLAQASLEDVMMRIKTIGLYKTKAKNIIKASQMLVETFNGEVPKTKKELESLPGVGRKTANVVAGDLFNVPSIAVDTHVERVSKRLRICKQSATVTEVEDTLMKKIPEERWVDTHHTMILFGRYHCTARNPKCEGCLLLDLCAEGQKNINIKKKNKE; this comes from the coding sequence ATGTTATCAAAGAAACGAACGATAGAAGCAATTAATTTAATGAAAGAGCTGTATCCTAATGCTAGAGGTGAGTTGAATTATGATACTCCGTTTCAATATTTAATTGCGGTCATATTGAGTGCACAAGCGACAGATATCTCGGTTAATAAGGCAACACCATTATTATTTGAAGCTTATCCAACTGCTGAAACATTAGCTCAAGCTTCATTAGAAGACGTGATGATGCGGATTAAGACAATAGGATTGTATAAAACAAAAGCAAAGAATATTATTAAAGCGTCTCAAATGCTAGTTGAAACCTTTAATGGCGAAGTACCAAAAACAAAAAAAGAACTAGAAAGCTTACCAGGTGTGGGAAGAAAAACAGCGAATGTTGTAGCAGGAGATTTGTTTAATGTTCCATCAATTGCTGTAGATACACACGTAGAACGAGTGAGTAAAAGGCTTAGAATATGTAAACAATCAGCTACTGTCACTGAAGTAGAGGACACACTTATGAAAAAAATACCAGAAGAACGATGGGTCGATACGCATCACACGATGATATTATTCGGACGGTATCATTGTACGGCTCGTAATCCTAAATGTGAGGGATGCTTATTGCTTGATTTGTGTGCTGAAGGTCAAAAAAATATCAATATAAAAAAGAAAAACAAGGAATGA
- a CDS encoding PadR family transcriptional regulator gives MISSDIIRGYNDPLILSLLIDEDSYGYEISKKIKEQSNQKYIIKETTLYSAFNRLKKNGYITSYPGNETFGKKRTYYKITPEGKQYYLEKKEEWALTKEVIDNFLGGDLL, from the coding sequence ATGATTAGTAGTGACATCATCCGTGGGTATAACGATCCATTAATACTATCACTTTTAATAGATGAAGATTCTTATGGTTATGAGATTTCAAAAAAAATAAAAGAGCAAAGTAATCAAAAATATATCATAAAAGAAACCACCCTTTACTCTGCTTTTAATCGATTAAAAAAGAATGGCTACATCACCTCTTATCCAGGAAATGAAACATTTGGAAAAAAGCGAACGTATTACAAAATTACACCTGAAGGAAAGCAGTATTATTTAGAAAAAAAAGAAGAGTGGGCTTTAACAAAAGAAGTCATTGATAACTTTTTAGGAGGGGATTTATTATGA
- a CDS encoding MalY/PatB family protein, translating into MTNFYDKYYVDRHQTDSLKWDGVTERFGSEGLLPLWVADMDFKIPEEVQNKMMDRINHGVFGYSVVPNSYYQAVKSWQKNQHNVEVEKDWLRFTTGVVNSLHYLIQCFTKEQEAVMIFSPVYYPFYDVVNDNKRKLVTSDLVINQGRYEINYEEMEEKIKKENVKALIFCSPHNPVGRVWTVEELNIVSDICQKYDVLLISDEIHQDFIAKGHTFTSYLGVEGVNFDKLIVVNAASKSFNLASLLHSHIFIPSTDLRARYDEFIKTIISNPTSLMGVIATQTSYEYGKQWLNELNKTIDGNFELMKTRLNELLPEATVYEKQGTYLTWIDLSAYITQDKMKEVMQEKAKIAIDYGEWFGENTGTFIRINLATHPKNIELAVTGLEKALKN; encoded by the coding sequence ATGACAAATTTTTATGATAAGTATTATGTTGATCGTCATCAAACAGACTCATTAAAATGGGATGGGGTTACAGAACGTTTTGGAAGTGAAGGACTACTTCCTTTGTGGGTAGCAGATATGGATTTTAAAATTCCTGAAGAGGTTCAAAATAAAATGATGGACAGAATCAATCATGGTGTGTTTGGTTATTCTGTCGTACCTAATTCATATTACCAAGCAGTGAAATCTTGGCAAAAAAACCAGCACAATGTTGAAGTTGAAAAAGATTGGTTACGTTTTACGACAGGTGTAGTCAATTCACTGCATTACTTAATTCAATGTTTTACAAAAGAACAAGAAGCTGTCATGATTTTTTCACCAGTATATTACCCGTTCTATGACGTGGTTAATGATAATAAACGCAAACTAGTGACATCTGATTTGGTGATTAATCAAGGTAGATATGAGATTAATTATGAAGAGATGGAAGAAAAAATAAAAAAAGAAAACGTCAAAGCGTTAATTTTTTGTTCGCCACATAATCCAGTTGGACGTGTGTGGACAGTTGAAGAATTAAATATTGTATCTGACATTTGTCAAAAATATGATGTCTTATTGATTTCAGATGAGATTCATCAAGATTTTATAGCAAAAGGTCATACGTTTACTAGTTATTTAGGGGTAGAGGGTGTTAATTTTGATAAATTGATTGTGGTGAATGCTGCATCAAAATCATTTAACTTAGCGAGTTTACTTCATTCGCATATTTTTATTCCATCAACTGATTTAAGAGCAAGATATGATGAATTTATCAAGACGATAATTAGTAATCCAACAAGTTTGATGGGAGTTATTGCTACACAAACAAGTTACGAGTACGGAAAACAGTGGTTAAATGAACTGAATAAGACAATCGATGGAAATTTTGAGTTGATGAAAACACGGTTAAATGAATTATTACCAGAAGCGACTGTTTATGAAAAACAAGGAACTTATTTAACTTGGATTGATTTGTCCGCGTATATTACACAAGACAAAATGAAAGAAGTTATGCAAGAAAAGGCTAAAATAGCGATAGATTACGGTGAATGGTTTGGTGAAAATACTGGAACATTTATTAGAATTAATCTTGCAACTCATCCAAAAAATATTGAATTAGCCGTGACGGGTTTAGAAAAAGCGCTAAAAAATTAG